Part of the Actinomycetota bacterium genome is shown below.
TGCCATAACAGATACTCAGGCCGAGACCAGGACCCTGGCCGACTTCCCTTGTGGTGAAGAACGGATCGAAGATCCTCCCCTCGTCCTCTGCCGCGATGCCGTCACCGTTATCGGTAACCGACAACAAGACCTTATCCCCATCGGCGCGAGTGGAAACACTGATGATCCCGGGATGCCCGGAGTCCACCACAGCCTGTATGGCATTGTTGAGCAGATTGAGGATGACCTGCTCGATCTGGTGCAGATCCGCCATCGCGCGCGGCAACCCGGCGTCAAAAACAGTCTCGATCCTGATGTTTTTAAGAGTCATCTCATAAGCCCGCAGATCAAGAACAGAACGGATCGCCTGGTTGATGTCGACCAGGGTTTTCTGCGGTTTGTACTTTCTGGAGAAAGCCATGAGGTTCTGGACGATCTTTGATGCACGCTGTGCCTCGTTCAGGATCGACCTGATGTCGTCCGGCGACGGGCTCCCGCGATTTTCTTCGCATTTTCGAAGCATGAGTTGCGAGAAGCCGATGACCCCTGTTAGAGGATTGTTGAGTTCGTGGGCTACTCCGGAGACGAGTTGCCCCACAGCAGCCATCTTCTCTGACTGCAACAGCTGCTCGCGTAACAGTTTTCTTTCGGTGATATCTCTCAATACATGTACAAGGCCGATGACTGATCCTTCGGAATCGAAGACCGGGTTCATCGAAAGGCGGAAGAATTTCTTGAGAGCGGGATCCTCGATCTCGATCGAGACTGACTCGCCTGTCTGGATCACTTCTTTTTGCGGACACTGGATAAACGGCATGCCGCTATGATGAATCGCTTTATAGCAGGTGCTGCCGACCAGCTCTGCCTTGGTTGTGCCGAGCAGTTCTGCCATGGCGCGATTAGCATGAACGATCCTGAAGTTCATATCATGGACTGAAACGCCGTCGGTCATGGAATCGAAGGTCGTCTCCCAGGCATTCTTCGCCCTGGCTATGTTGTGAAAGTAATCCTGGTTCTGTGCGGCCACTCCGATCTGAGCTGCCAGAGACCGGAGGATCCTGATATCCGTTTCATGGTATTCGTCCTTTTCGGAGTCCATCAGGATCAAGACGCCGATCAGGGTTCCTCTAGTCGAGATGGGCGCCATGACCGGTTTTTTGAAACCCTCCCTGGCGATCATCAGTTGTGCTGACCGGTACCTTCTGAAGAATGCATCGACATCGATGAGTCCGGTCCCTGGGTCCATGAATTCGTCGAGCTCTTCCGAAAGATCGAGAAGCCGCATGAATACCGATGCCTGTGGAGAGATTCCCATGTGCGCTGCCAGCCTCAAAGAGCCGCCTCCATCCTGCCTGAGAAGGATCGCCCCGGCGCAGACACCAACAGCGTGAGCGACATTTGCCAATGCTTCTTCGAGGACTTCCTCTATATCATCGAAAGACTCGGAAAGAGAACTTCCCACTTCATTGAGTACGGACAGTTCGAGATTTCGACGTTTCAACGATTCACTCGCCGTCACCAGGGCGGTTATATCGTGAAATACGGCCATGCGCCCCTCCTCTGATCCACTGTCGTCGAGAATGGGACTGATCGTCACGGAGTAATTGCTGCCGGTACGCTCGAACTCTACTATCCGTAAGCCGTTTTTCAGATAGACTTCGCAGCGCTCACAGGCGTCGCGTTTCTGACGGAAGGTACCCTGGATCTCGTTGTGGCAATATGTACCACATTGTAGCCAGCATCGCAGGTCATCGCTTTCAAAGGATGGACAATTCCCATGTTCACAATTCTTTTCCAGCCAGCACTTGACCTTGCTTGCATCGGGAACGATATCCGGAGCATTCACGCATTGCTCCACATCTGAAATGCCGATGTGCCCTGTGCCACGGATCTGCTTTTCGAGCAGGCCGATTGCAGCCTCGGCGGCCGGGTTGGCTGACACTACATGACCATGCGTATCAAAGATGATGATGCCGTCAGTAATTGCCTGATGAATGGAACGGAACCTGCCCCGCTCAGTACGAATCATGGACAGGCTGCCCTGCATGGAAACCATCATGTGATTATAGGATTCCGCCAGAGTGTCTTCGCCGTCATTAGACGGGGTTTCGAGCCTATGTGCCAGTTCGCCATCAGCTGCAGATCTCATTGCCTGTTCGAGACGGCGATCCCGGCGATTTCTGCTCCTGATCTCGTTCATGGAATAAACGGGGAGCACGACTGCAGCCCCAAAAGAAAGCACACCGATAACGAGTGTGACGGCCTTGTTCAGCGAATCGCCCGATCCGCCCCCAAAAGATAGCGCTACTACAGTGAAACCAGCAACAAGGAATAGGGGCGTGACTACTAGAATAAACACAGGGATGGAAGAAATTCTTATTCCCTGCTGGCTATTGGTTTCACCCGTCGCTTCATCCGGTGAATGACTTTCGGCAGGGTCGGCGCTCATAATCCAGCGCCCGGAATTTGATTTCTGCCCGGGGAACGATAATAGCTTGTTAAACTCACGCAAACAGTCATTTTGACATTCAGATAGACTTTTGGCGGAGTTTGATAACGTTCGCCTCCCCGCCCAGTATTAGTCCATCGGCAGAAGAAATAAGTGTCTTGACCAGTTGAGGAGGTGATTGCGAAGTTTATTATTGTGTATTAGCACGCATATTTATTTGACCTTTTATCCTTTTGGATATTAGATTAGGTCAGCAGGCGGGGCGTTGATAGCTGCGCCCGGTACAAATCCTTACAAGGAGGCGTCGTATGGCAGCAAAAAAAACAGCACCCAAGAAGAAAACTGCAGCAAAGACCAAGGCAGTCGCAAAGAAAAAAGTAGCTACCAAGTCCAAGGCTAAAGCTAAACCGGCAGCGAAGAAGACCGTCGCCAAGAAGACCACAGCCCGTAAGCCGGCCGCGAAGAAGACCGTCGCCAAGAAGAAGACCACAGCTAAAAAGACCACTGCCCGCAAGCCTGCTGCCAAGAAGACCGCAGCCAAGAAAACCACTGCCAGGAAACCGGCCGCCAAGAAGACCACAGCCCGTAAGCCGGCCGCGAAGAAGACCGTCGCCAAGAAGAAGACAACTGTCGCCAAGAAGAAGACAACTGCTAAAAAGACCACTGCCCGCAAGCCTGCTGCCAAGAAGACCGTCGCAGCACGCAAGACAACTAAAAAAGCTGCTCCCAAGAAAGCTGCGGCCAGAAAAAAGAAATAGTTTTTCTGCAACCGCAGGTTAAAGGTGATCGAAATCAGCCAAACGCCTGAAGGCGGGATAAATGGACGTATTTGACGCCATCAGGGATAGGCGTAGCCATCGCGCGTTCGAGCAGAAACCAGTGGAGCCTGAGAAGATCGACCTGATTCTCGAGGCAGCGCAATGGGCACCGTCCCCCGCGAACAGTCAGCCGTGGGAATTCATCGTGATCACGGACGGTGTCACGAGATCACGGATCGCGGCCTTATCGGAGGAAGCCAGAGGATCGGGCTCCGTTGAGATCCACGGTTATTCGTTCGTACGTCCTGCACCATATCTATCTGAAGAAAACGGCTCAGAACCGGAAACGATTCCTTCGCATCAATACTCGCTGGCTTTCATGGAGACCGTGCCGGTCATGATCGCTGTTGTCGGCAATCCTCACACAAGCCTGCGGCAGGCATCGACAAACCGGCCTGGAGATGGTTACAAGTATGCATGCGCTGCTGCCATACAGAACATGTTGCTGGCGGCTCAGGCGCAAGGGCTGGGTAGTCTTTGGTTCACCTTCTTTGACAGGACAGCGCTTTCGCAGTTTCTGAATGTGCCAGCTGACAAAAACCTGATCTCGATCGTATTCCTCGGTTATCCATCTGCAGATCCGCCATCACCCGGCCGCTATCCATTGAAGAAGATCGTGCGAAGGCTGGATTGATGGTCATGGTCCTGGGCATACTCGGCAGCCCACGTGCTGGCGGCAATACGGACATACTCCTCGATAAGGCTCTGGCAGGCGCCAGAGATGCCGGCGCCGACGTCGAAAAAATCAGCCTTTGCGACCTGGATATCGCTGGTTGCCTCGAATGTAATGATTGCTACGAGTCCGGCACATGCACGATCGGTGACGATATGGATCGCGTCTACGACGCACTCGAGCGGTCCGACCGGATAATCCTGGCATCGCCGATGTTCTTCATGGGTGTCACTGCCCAGGCAAAGGCTGTCATCGACCGCTGCCAGTGTTACTGGGCATTGAAGTATATCCTGAAAGAGGAATTCCCCCGCCCAAAGGACGCCCCGCTCCGTTATGGATCATTCATCGGCGTCGGCGGCACCAGGGGCGAAAAACTCTTTGACGGCACCATGCTCACACTAAAATATTTTTTTGACGCTATTGCCGCCAGACCTGCCGAAGACCTGTATGTGCTTGTCAGGGGAGTCGATGCTTCAGGGGACGTGCTCGGACGGGAGGCGGAACTGCAGGCAGCTTATGATTCCGGAAAGGCGATCGCCGTCCTGTAATAAAGATTGTCGCTACGGGGTCTAGCTGGATCTGGTCTGGGCCCTTTAAGGCCCGGCATCCAGAAAGGTCAAGCGTCTTCGACACCCATCATCAGGCGCCTGTTGGGATTGTCGTGAGGATCCTGGGTGATCCGGCGATCTACGACCACCTTCAACTCCGGATTCTTGCAGGATATCTCCTCGCAACGCTTCTTCAGATACGGCATCTGACGATCCACAATTAGCAGCATGCCATCATCTGAAGGCACCAGCGCCGACTTGAAGCCGCAGATCCGGCAGCCGCTGAATTGTTCAACCGGCTCCTCCTGCTTATGCTGTCCGCAATATGGGCATGCGAGAGATTTCATGCTTTAGAGTATAGTCTCGCGCATTGTCTCTCGGCATAGGGGATATCCCTGAAATAGCGTGATCAAGGGGAATGGCTCCTCGGGTAGGACTCGAACCTACAACAATCCGGTTAACAGCCGGATGCTCTACCATTGAGCTACCGAGGAGCATCAATGGATCTATAGCATTATAGAGGTGCGCAAACCGGCATTTCAAGGAAGCTTGCCTCAGTCGGCCTGAATCAGCGACCGGACTGCATCGATCCTGCCCTGCATCTCTTCAGGATGTGCCTGGTAAGCTATACACTTCTCGCAGCTGGCGAGGAAAGAAAGCCAGTACTCTCTCTGGCTGCCGGGTAAAACCGTGACCACGGCTTCCCAGTCTACTTCCCAACACCCCAGATTCTCGCGATAGGCAGGACAGCTCGCCTTTTCACGATCCACATGCTTCATCATGCAGTTGGGCTTCATCTCCCAACATTTTGAAATTGCATCAGATTCATCCACGGCCCTCACCTCCCCGCCTTCAGTGTCGCGCTGGGGGCGCGACTATCACTATGGAGCTGTGGCGAGGCAAGTATATCACTTCAGCTCTCAGTCTCAAGTACAAGTGTCAACTGAAACGGTGGCTACAGATGACATACTGATAGCGTAATTGGTCTCTGGCTGAGGGGGACATCTAATGAGACTTGCAGACTGAACTCAAATGCGGGGGTTCTGAATATGCTGCCGGATCGGATCAAGCTGGAATACTTATTCCAGGAACTCCTTGAGCCGCTGGGACTCACGATAACTCTTTAGCTTCACCAGAGTTTTGGCCTCGATCTGGCGGATGCGCTCGCGGGTGACGCCGAACTTCTGGCCGACTTCTTCCAGGGTCCGAGGATGCTCGCCTTTGAGGCCGAAGCGCAGCTCTATGACCTTGCGCTCCCTATGGGTAAGACTGCCGAGGACTTCAGCCAGGTCTTCCTTCTGCATTATGTCCGAGACGGCGTCGCAAGGCGCAACAGCGTCACTGTCTTCGATGAAATCGCCGAGCTGGCTGTCTTCCTCTTCGCCTATCGGAGTTTCGAGCGATACCGGCTCCTGTGAGATCTTGAGGATCTCACGGACCTTTTCCGGAGTTGTGTCCATCTCCTTGGCGATCTCGAATGGGGTCGGCTCGCGGCCCTTATCCTGGAGCAGCTGGCGCTGGACCCGGATCAGTTTGTTGATAGTCTCCACCATGTGCACCGGGATCCGGATAGTGCGGGCCTGGTCGGCGATGGCACGGGTGATCGCCTGCCTGATCCACCAGGTCGCATATGTGGAGAATTTGTAGCCCTTGCGATAGTCGAACTTCTCTACCGCGCGTATCAGGCCTAGATTGCCTTCCTGGATCAGGTCCAGGAACAGCATGCCTCTGCCAACATAACGTTTGGCGATGCTTACCACGAGGCGCAGGTTCGCCTGGATGAGCTTACGCTTTGCCTCCATGTCCTGCCGCTCTATCCGCTTAGCGAGGGTTACTTCCTCTTCGGCCGTCAGCAGCGGCACCCGGCCGATCTCCTTGAGATACAGGCGCACCGGATCGCTGGTGGGCGTCTTTACCGTGAGGTCGAGCCGGTTCATGATCGCTTCTTCGTGTTCCTTGACGGCAGTCTCGTGGGCAAGGAGGAGTTCGTCTTCGTCTTCCACGACATCGATGTTCATGTCCAGGAACATCGCATAAATATTCTCGATCTGCTCGGTTGAGAGTTCGATATCCTGCAGGACGTCGGCCACTCGGTCTGAAGAGAGGAAGCCCTGCTCCCTTCCTTCGAGGAGCAGTTCCCGGACCTCGTCGATAGTCAGTTCATCTGTCTGGCTCATGCTGGTGTCTTCGGAATGGCTCATGTGGTCTCGTAGGAACCTGACTGGATGAGTTTGAGGATCTCACGGCGGCGGGATTCCAGGCGATAGAGCTCTGTGAGTCCGGCGTCGCTGCCACCCTCGCCGGCGTCTACTTTTTCGGTCCCGTTCGATATCCTCGATTTGAGTTCGTTGATCCGGCGGGACAACTCCGATTCACAGAGTCTGAAATAATATTCGGGTAGAGCTTCGGGGGCTGATTCTTCAGTCTTGGATCTGATTACAAGTTCGGGGAAGATCTCTCGGGCCTTGCTGTCCATCGGCACTCGAGCCGCATCGATTCCAGACTCATCCGTACCGGCAACGAGCCTTTCCTTGATCCAGCCAAATGCGGATCGGTTGGTCTCAGTCGTGAAATGGGCGTCGGTCATCAGCTGCAAGTACCTTCTGGCCTCCCCTGGATTTGCCAGACACATGCTGAGAAAACTTCTCTCGGCAATCTCCTCGTGAGATAAAACCCGCTGTCTTGTCCCTCCATCTTCATCCTTATCGTTCAGAGGGGCTGACTCCATTAAGTATGCCACATTTTCCTGGCTAAGGCGGAGTCGATCGGCGATGATCCTCAGCTGCTCGTCACGCTCAATGGTGCTTGATGCTCCTGATAATACCTGCTTCAGCGCTGAGAAGGCCCGCACCCTGCCCTGGGATGTTTCCAGGCCGGAAGCCGATAGCGTTGACTGGACCTGGTATTCTAGCAACGAGGGCGCACGGTCGGCAAGGTCGATGAATGCCTTGGCGCCATCTGCTGCGAGGGCCAGATCGGCCGGATCGCGGCCCTGGGGCATCTGGACGACCCGCACCGAGAGGTTCAGCCTTTTGGCGAGCTCGAGTGCGCGGAGCATGGCTTTCTGGCCGGCTGTATCGGCATCAAACGCCAGGAAGACATTTCGGGTGAACCTCGATATCTCACGGAGCTGCTGCTCGGTGAGCGCCGTGCCCATAGACGCCACCGCGTTGGCTATACCCGCTTGGTGAAGCGCCAGAACGTCAGTATAACCCTCGACGATGAATACTCTGTCCTCTTTGGTTATTGCGGCCCGGGCGTTTCCCAGGCCGAAGACGAGGTTAGTCTTGTGATAGAGATCAGAGTCCGGCGAATTCAGGTACTTTGGCTTGCTTTCATCGAGGACGCGGGCGCCGAAACCGAGTACCCTGCCGCGATGGTCGGTGAAAGGGAACATCAGGCGGCCACGGAAACGATCGTAAGCTCTGCCATCGCGCTCAAGAACAAGACCGGCTGCCATTAGTTCGTCCGGCTCATATCCCTTCGCGGCTGCCGCTTTAAGCAGGGAAGTGCCGGCCGCCGGCGCGAAACCCAGCCGGTACTCGCCGATTACCGGATCAAGGAAACCACGGCTCTTGAGATAATCCCGGGCCCCGGCGGCAGAATCGGATTCGGTCATGAAACGGGAGTAATAGACGGCAGCCTGGTCGAGCAGCGCCAGCAGCCGATCGCGCTTTTCCCGCCGGTGCTCCTGCTCGGGGCTGCTCTCCTCGTATTGAAGGGTCACTCCGTATTTGTCACCGAGGGTCCTTACTGCATCAGCGAAATCCAGGCCTTCCTTCTTTTCCATGAAGGTGAAGACGTTGCCGCCTTCGCCACAGCCGAAGCAGTAGTAGAGTTTCTGTGCCGGGTCGACGGAGAACGATGGCGTCTTCTCTCCATGGAAGGGACACCTGCCCATGTAGTTGGCGCCGCTTTTTTTAAGGGTTGTGTAGGGC
Proteins encoded:
- a CDS encoding histone H1-like repetitive region-containing protein, with product MAAKKTAPKKKTAAKTKAVAKKKVATKSKAKAKPAAKKTVAKKTTARKPAAKKTVAKKKTTAKKTTARKPAAKKTAAKKTTARKPAAKKTTARKPAAKKTVAKKKTTVAKKKTTAKKTTARKPAAKKTVAARKTTKKAAPKKAAARKKK
- a CDS encoding flavodoxin family protein; translated protein: MMVMVLGILGSPRAGGNTDILLDKALAGARDAGADVEKISLCDLDIAGCLECNDCYESGTCTIGDDMDRVYDALERSDRIILASPMFFMGVTAQAKAVIDRCQCYWALKYILKEEFPRPKDAPLRYGSFIGVGGTRGEKLFDGTMLTLKYFFDAIAARPAEDLYVLVRGVDASGDVLGREAELQAAYDSGKAIAVL
- a CDS encoding PAS domain-containing protein, with translation MFILVVTPLFLVAGFTVVALSFGGGSGDSLNKAVTLVIGVLSFGAAVVLPVYSMNEIRSRNRRDRRLEQAMRSAADGELAHRLETPSNDGEDTLAESYNHMMVSMQGSLSMIRTERGRFRSIHQAITDGIIIFDTHGHVVSANPAAEAAIGLLEKQIRGTGHIGISDVEQCVNAPDIVPDASKVKCWLEKNCEHGNCPSFESDDLRCWLQCGTYCHNEIQGTFRQKRDACERCEVYLKNGLRIVEFERTGSNYSVTISPILDDSGSEEGRMAVFHDITALVTASESLKRRNLELSVLNEVGSSLSESFDDIEEVLEEALANVAHAVGVCAGAILLRQDGGGSLRLAAHMGISPQASVFMRLLDLSEELDEFMDPGTGLIDVDAFFRRYRSAQLMIAREGFKKPVMAPISTRGTLIGVLILMDSEKDEYHETDIRILRSLAAQIGVAAQNQDYFHNIARAKNAWETTFDSMTDGVSVHDMNFRIVHANRAMAELLGTTKAELVGSTCYKAIHHSGMPFIQCPQKEVIQTGESVSIEIEDPALKKFFRLSMNPVFDSEGSVIGLVHVLRDITERKLLREQLLQSEKMAAVGQLVSGVAHELNNPLTGVIGFSQLMLRKCEENRGSPSPDDIRSILNEAQRASKIVQNLMAFSRKYKPQKTLVDINQAIRSVLDLRAYEMTLKNIRIETVFDAGLPRAMADLHQIEQVILNLLNNAIQAVVDSGHPGIISVSTRADGDKVLLSVTDNGDGIAAEDEGRIFDPFFTTREVGQGPGLGLSICYGIIEEHGGNIRVANRKGNGATLTVELPAAAQASVDIPEIGMDEVADMKGLADNAG
- a CDS encoding nitroreductase family protein, translated to MDVFDAIRDRRSHRAFEQKPVEPEKIDLILEAAQWAPSPANSQPWEFIVITDGVTRSRIAALSEEARGSGSVEIHGYSFVRPAPYLSEENGSEPETIPSHQYSLAFMETVPVMIAVVGNPHTSLRQASTNRPGDGYKYACAAAIQNMLLAAQAQGLGSLWFTFFDRTALSQFLNVPADKNLISIVFLGYPSADPPSPGRYPLKKIVRRLD
- a CDS encoding DNA primase, encoding MALIAQSSIQAVLDACDMLEVVAPYTTLKKSGANYMGRCPFHGEKTPSFSVDPAQKLYYCFGCGEGGNVFTFMEKKEGLDFADAVRTLGDKYGVTLQYEESSPEQEHRREKRDRLLALLDQAAVYYSRFMTESDSAAGARDYLKSRGFLDPVIGEYRLGFAPAAGTSLLKAAAAKGYEPDELMAAGLVLERDGRAYDRFRGRLMFPFTDHRGRVLGFGARVLDESKPKYLNSPDSDLYHKTNLVFGLGNARAAITKEDRVFIVEGYTDVLALHQAGIANAVASMGTALTEQQLREISRFTRNVFLAFDADTAGQKAMLRALELAKRLNLSVRVVQMPQGRDPADLALAADGAKAFIDLADRAPSLLEYQVQSTLSASGLETSQGRVRAFSALKQVLSGASSTIERDEQLRIIADRLRLSQENVAYLMESAPLNDKDEDGGTRQRVLSHEEIAERSFLSMCLANPGEARRYLQLMTDAHFTTETNRSAFGWIKERLVAGTDESGIDAARVPMDSKAREIFPELVIRSKTEESAPEALPEYYFRLCESELSRRINELKSRISNGTEKVDAGEGGSDAGLTELYRLESRRREILKLIQSGSYETT
- the rpoD gene encoding RNA polymerase sigma factor RpoD; translated protein: MSQTDELTIDEVRELLLEGREQGFLSSDRVADVLQDIELSTEQIENIYAMFLDMNIDVVEDEDELLLAHETAVKEHEEAIMNRLDLTVKTPTSDPVRLYLKEIGRVPLLTAEEEVTLAKRIERQDMEAKRKLIQANLRLVVSIAKRYVGRGMLFLDLIQEGNLGLIRAVEKFDYRKGYKFSTYATWWIRQAITRAIADQARTIRIPVHMVETINKLIRVQRQLLQDKGREPTPFEIAKEMDTTPEKVREILKISQEPVSLETPIGEEEDSQLGDFIEDSDAVAPCDAVSDIMQKEDLAEVLGSLTHRERKVIELRFGLKGEHPRTLEEVGQKFGVTRERIRQIEAKTLVKLKSYRESQRLKEFLE